A DNA window from Trypanosoma brucei brucei TREU927 chromosome 10, whole genome shotgun sequence contains the following coding sequences:
- a CDS encoding hypothetical protein, conserved (weakly similar to WD-repeat protein 9. (Swiss- Prot:Q9NSI6) (Homo sapiens)), whose protein sequence is MSDTTRRVKLLWTRVRRKYLEVHHYLDTSFYKQCRSILHVVMDLDRDGIFARDPSKLPDYRMIISHPMWWDLIKARLTRYEYTSPSAFINDMRLVVQNCYDYNREESPFSTLARRIEIAMEDLFVTELSLDPPDPREVLRLGGSASKSHGRQLWEIICRYEGCKRGETPKHQQIRPAELKCATRRRLIMELRRLSAKARGGTHGGRSEKAASAQRAQPPASSSRRPEKAKFPTRSILETDDDVHFREEQNVPQEPPRKEPRLERVPQNERAGFSSFALLSPVEFDEGSDEVQFNEEARVEN, encoded by the coding sequence ATGTCCGATACTACTAGAAGAGTGAAGCTGCTATGGACTCGCGTGAGGCGTAAATATTTGGAAGTGCACCACTACCTTGACACAAGCTTTTATAAGCAGTGCCGAAGTATCCTACATGTGGTAATGGATCTAGACAGGGACGGGATATTTGCCCGCGACCCCTCCAAGCTACCGGACTACCGGATGATTATTTCGCACCCAATGTGGTGGGACCTCATTAAGGCTCGCCTCACAAGATATGAGTACACATCCCCATCTGCATTTATCAATGACATGCGTCTCGTCGTTCAAAATTGCTACGACTATAATAGAGAGGAATCACCCTTCTCCACCTTGGCACGCCGAATTGAAATTGCAATGGAGGACCTTTTCGTCACGGAGCTCTCCCTCGACCCACCTGATCCACGTGAGGTGTTGAGGCTTGGTGGAAGTGCAAGTAAGTCTCACGGTCGACAACTATGGGAGATAATATGCCGTTACGAGGGATGCAAAAGGGGTGAAACACCCAAACACCAGCAGATCAGACCCGCTGAACTGAAGTGTGCAACGCGCCGCCGCCTCATAATGGAATTACGCCGCTTATCGGCCAAAGCAAGAGGAGGCACTCACGGTGGCCGGTCCGAAAAGGCAGCGAGTGCCCAACGTGCACAACCGCCTGCTTCTTCCTCACGGCGTCCGGAGAAAGCGAAGTTCCCTACACGAAGCATTCTGGAAACAGATGATGACGTTCACTTCAGAGAAGAGCAAAACGTTCCACAGGAGCCACCAAGGAAAGAGCCACGCCTCGAGCGCGTGCCGCAGAACGAACGCGCtggcttttcttctttcgccTTACTTAGTCCTGTAGAATTCGACGAAGGCTCAGATGAGGTACAATTCAACGAAGAGGCGAGGGTGGAAAACTGA
- a CDS encoding nuclear pore complex protein NUP155 (curated by Mark Field), which translates to MEVRDDNPSRIEDATKRAVEEIISAEIRSAAISKDNTISPCGHVSSHPFALTTFDTSSTLPAFLPLTGVTWPEAVKAVWKTFRANSTVGLFPELSRAWITIDNKLLLWNFGTGRDFFLFDEVPELIVAVGTPVLPIAGVFQAHITYVLPVSTPKAVHLLGLCVFGGGPLKKAELYVVSLGFSVMAPALFTKLVGVKELGRIFAAGADGCLYEVKYAKEDTAFLPKLRLVNCSLMFGSVPVLGAVSSLISAIKQTWAKERPALRDVAIEAKRKLLFTLNSESTISLWRITNDGLSQLATVRGGALGGTNRTSVWSGGAGVELARIFCATSSDDSCSLIAVAANGEQYRYVCQDGLWGGADASLSLRESLGSYIPQGREVTVCFASEGISVVCHAEKSEGGYSPDSVTVASSHKGILQPHHNCRDIVAQFEPEATCMTRVDAISEVPVEGGVSPNELCSQVSCSPRQFVFLHRHGVSTFIKLRPVDTLHMIIASSSEQVRDSLLQRLSSIYSASDYCCMLVQIAVGCTNVPVTVDGPYVERGDANASFSPAGKGNGKSQIPLSVEQLGRQLNETPSQEVQRIAREILRSAMAPSWYEGPGPDDGTRHIVVQVSPFASGVLAYISRALYAVWNTALEGVTMRELAVVETALSSVVRLLNSLKRDVWSDKFVQPAVPFQWDKGKVTLVLPPHRSSISSYDIKMLQSALLCSSHTLCERVLQTIKFLKQTAAVPPMAEDGKVTVAQIVSDQSVAHRMARHVGKVVLSSEKGAGYLPQDGVGSVMQLQLECPYFFNSIDVQEYNVRVELERLLSANGENFHAFPEGKMAEWESSVSVMAASLWYSGALLDICQQLRALKKEGTAVKLLLHAACQLDPNNSAFKTYLAERSGNLNQAVSSAVGSTYQQKLKVLGEVVSTLENAWNTHRSTVDGLLGGPLSSGAIWQIEPTDELAHCYLFDWLCLPRDDAHIKAMLRETLVAAHSPFIEAYLQRNISTLGEQYVRYLRKTKKNHALAIEVCASVVHAPLTGIPREERISYRLRCLAEAKGSAEESKSDQLKSLEQRIGLMEAQLHLSKIICEFINSGHSHLDRRVAVDGRGLMTERQIALEQMEMVENHVLSTVQLLQVAGMFCAYGGAEVQLDVLNAANVTDSSLHAACIDRCFQRKDATVEEIARRVIGKCMRTIASPLCHVVKILEAYAFQRSPEGSTLTVDVLYDCGVEHNVIFSTIAAIFDKRDFLTAPCETFDQSAVTDAFLVHSLAAALHRAVFASHISSVQMYFLGNALNTVREGISKVAIQPGDERSIRALSAAEGLLEQCNLALNRASSRFTF; encoded by the coding sequence ATGGAAGTACGAGATGATAACCCGAGTAGGATAGAGGACGCCACAAAGAGAGCAGTTGAGGAAATTATCAGTGCGGAGATCCGTTCCGCTGCGATTAGCAAAGACAACACTATTTCGCCATGCGGTCACGTCTCTTCCCACCCATTTGCTCTCACCACATTTGACACGTCTTCCACGCTTCCGGCATTTCTTCCACTAACGGGGGTAACTTGGCCGGAAGCTGTCAAGGCCGTGTGGAAAACATTCAGGGCGAATTCCACTGTTGGTCTATTCCCAGAACTTTCAAGGGCATGGATAACGATTGACAACAAGCTGCTTTTGTGGAATTTTGGGACGGGGAGGGacttctttctcttcgaTGAAGTGCCTGAGCTTATCGTAGCCGTTGGAACCCCCGTCTTACCCATTGCCGGCGTTTTTCAAGCTCACATCACCTATGTTCTCCCAGTGTCAACCCCAAAAGCAGTTCATCTACTGGGGTTATGTGTTTTTGGAGGTGGTCCTTTGAAGAAGGCGGAACTCTACGTGGTGAGCCTTGGATTCTCTGTGATGGCACCGGCGCTCTTTACAAAGCTTGTTGGTGTCAAAGAGCTGGGTAGGATCTTTGCTGCAGGCGCAGATGGGTGTCTCTACGAGGTTAAGTACGCAAAGGAGGACACAGCTTTCCTTCCGAAACTTAGGCTCGTTAATTGTTCACTAATGTTTGGTAGTGTTCCGGTTCTGGGAGCCGTAAGCTCATTGATCAGTGCGATTAAACAGACATGGGCGAAAGAGAGACCTGCACTGCGCGACGTCGCCATAGAGGCGAAGCGTAAGCTCCTGTTTACCCTGAATTCTGAGAGCACAATTTCATTGTGGAGGATAACGAACGATGGCCTAAGTCAGCTGGCCACAGTCAGAGGGGGGGCTTTGGGGGGAACCAATCGGACATCAGTGTGGTCGGGAGGAGCGGGTGTTGAACTTGCCAGGATATTTTGCGCTACGTCATCCGATGACAGCTGTTCGCTTATTGCCGTTGCAGCTAATGGGGAACAGTACCGCTATGTCTGCCAAGACGGTTTGTGGGGTGGTGCCGACGCTAGTCTTTCCCTGCGCGAGAGCTTGGGGTCGTACATTCCCCAAGGCCGTGAGGTTACCGTTTGCTTTGCTTCCGAAGGAATCTCAGTTGTATGCCACGCAGAAAAGTCGGAAGGAGGTTATTCGCCCGATTCTGTGACTGTGGCTTCTTCACACAAGGGGATATTGCAGCCGCATCACAACTGTCGTGACATCGTCGCCCAGTTTGAGCCAGAAGCAACATGCATGACACGAGTTGACGCTATTTCTGAGGTTCCCGTAGAAGGCGGTGTGAGTCCCAACGAGTTGTGCTCTCAGGTTTCATGTTCCCCAAGgcagtttgtttttcttcatcgCCATGGAGTTTCAACTTTCATAAAACTCCGACCCGTGGATACACTCCACATGATAATCGCGTCGTCAAGCGAACAAGTGCGTGACAGTCTCCTTCAACGGCTTTCTTCTATTTATAGCGCGTCGGACTATTGCTGTATGCTTGTACAAATTGCTGTTGGTTGCACGAATGTGCCGGTCACAGTAGATGGTCCATACGTCGAGAGAGGTGATGCAAACGCATCCTTTTCTCCGGCAGGGAAGGGTAACGGCAAGTCACAGATTCCTCTGTCGGTAGAGCAATTAGGCCGCCAGCTGAACGAAACGCCCTCTCAAGAGGTTCAGAGAATTGCACGTGAGATACTCCGTAGTGCAATGGCGCCGAGTTGGTATGAAGGACCAGGCCCCGACGACGGTACCCGCCACATTGTCGTTCAAGTATCGCCTTTCGCCTCGGGCGTTTTGGCATATATTTCAAGGGCTCTCTACGCCGTGTGGAATACGGCGTTGGAAGGTGTTACAATGCGTGAATTGGCGGTTGTGGAAACGGCACTCTCCTCTGTAGTTCGATTGTTGAACAGCCTGAAGAGAGACGTGTGGTCCGACAAATTTGTCCAGCCGGCTGTACCGTTCCAGTGGGACAAAGGAAAGGTAACGCTGGTGCTTCCACCCCATCGGTCGTCGATATCATCATACGACATCAAGATGTTGCAGTCTGCGCTTCTGTGCTCCTCTCACACTTTATGTGAGCGAGTCTTACAGACAATCAAATTTCTGAAACAGACGGCTGCCGTCCCGCCAATGGCGGAAGATGGTAAGGTAACAGTAGCACAAATTGTGAGCGAccaatcagtggcacaccgCATGGCGCGGCACGTTGGAAAAGTGGTGCTTTCCTCCGAAAAGGGCGCAGGTTATTTGCCGCAGGACGGCGTTGGTTCAGTGATGCAACTGCAGCTGGAGTGCCCGTACTTTTTCAACTCCATCGATGTGCAAGAATACAATGTGCGGGTCGAACTTGAGAGGTTACTGTCCGCCAATGGAGAAAACTTCCACGCGTTTCCAGAGGGTAAAATGGCAGAGTGGGAATCATCTGTCTCTGTCATGGCCGCTTCATTGTGGTACTCCGGGGCGTTGCTTGATATATGTCAGCAACTGAGGGCGCTTAAAAAGGAGGGCACTGCTGTCAAACTCCTACTCCACGCTGCGTGTCAATTGGATCCGAATAACTCCGCTTTCAAGACCTACCTGGCGGAGAGAAGCGGCAATCTGAATCAGGCAGTGAGCTCAGCTGTCGGTTCCACCTACCAACAGAAGTTAAAGGTGCTGGGTGAGGTTGTCAGCACTCTGGAGAACGCTTGGAACACACACCGTAGTACTGTCGATGGCCTTCTTGGGGGTCCTTTGTCCTCCGGCGCTATCTGGCAGATCGAGCCTACGGACGAATTGGCTCATTGTTACCTATTCGACTGGTTGTGTTTGCCTCGTGACGATGCACACATCAAGGCAATGCTTAGAGAGACGTTAGTGGCCGCGCATTCCCCATTTATCGAGGCGTATCTTCAACGCAACATATCGACTCTGGGGGAGCAATATGTTCGATACTTGCGAAAgactaaaaaaaatcatgccCTTGCCATCGAAGTTTGTGCTTCTGTCGTTCACGCACCGCTAACAGGAATTCCAAGAGAAGAACGAATTTCCTACAGGCTTCGCTGCCTGGCTGAGGCGAAGGGGAGCGCTGAAGAGTCAAAATCAGATCAACTCAAAAGTCTTGAGCAGCGCATAGGGTTAATGGAGGCACAGCTTCACCTGTCTAAAATCATTTGTGAATTTATCAACAGCGGACATTCTCATCTCGATAGGCGAGTTGCAGTGGATGGCCGGGGTCTCATGACGGAACGGCAAATTGCATTGGAACAGATGGAGATGGTGGAGAACCATGTTCTCTCTACTGTTCAGCTGCTGCAAGTTGCGGGTATGTTCTGCGCATACGGCGGAGCGGAGGTCCAACTTGATGTCCTGAACGCGGCCAACGTGACCGATTCATCGCTTCACGCCGCGTGCATCGACCGCTGTTTCCAGCGGAAAGATGCGACTGTGGAAGAGATAGCAAGGCGGGTTATTGGAAAGTGCATGCGTACGATCGCCTCTCCCCTGTGTCATGTGGTCAAGATATTGGAAGCATATGCCTTCCAGCGGTCACCTGAAGGGTCCACACTGACCGTGGACGTTCTCTACGACTGTGGTGTGGAGCACAACGTAATATTCTCGACGATCGCCGCGATTTTTGATAAAAGGGACTTTCTTACCGCTCCTTGTGAAACATTTGACCAATCTGCAGTTACTGATGCGTTCTTAGTGCATTCGCTAGCTGCCGCTCTTCATCGTGCGGTGTTCGCTTCGCACATCAGCTCCGTTCAGATGTACTTTCTAGGTAACGCTCTAAACACGGTGCGCGAGGGCATCAGCAAGGTCGCCATCCAACCCGGTGATGAACGCAGTATCCGGGCATTGAGCGCTGCGGAGGGATTGCTCGAACAGTGCAACCTTGCCCTGAATCGTGCCAGTTCCAGGTTTACTTTCTAG